A part of Streptomyces sp. NBC_00557 genomic DNA contains:
- a CDS encoding DEAD/DEAH box helicase, whose protein sequence is MSTGGTAAPAERTAGSGRTGAPVPARLASVYLPAPLPREGRVAFWDPGAGPVEGGTDEITVVRRHGAAVRRRQVPALTLPLAEALPLLVRARRDPAAHPATACWGAAALHALRLAARGRLLPGLTPAGHDAWRAGPLEPEDIAHLRAIAAALPPEGHAVPLAGPGPLRLPEPEALIRSFLDAVADTLPRTPAAPHTAGRPFAAREPVALPQAHDWAAEVAAGMDAGVRISLRLDLSAYDVFDAGQSDGTRAAGAAIVQVHSLADPTLVADAAALWAGEADTAFGPRARVDAALAVRRAARVWPPLERLAEQDVPDVLALSEEELGELLGAGAARLAAAGVAVHWPRDLARDLTAAAVVRPAPGSATDGTGFFESEDLLQFRWQLALGGDPLSEAEMDALAEAHRPVVRLRDRWVLVDPALVRKARKRELGLLDPVDALSVALTGTADVDGETVEAVPVGALAALRDRLTAGLRPADPPPGLNATLRDYQLRGLAWLDLMTSLGLGGCLADDMGLGKTVTLIALHLKRARTEPTLVVCPASLLGNWQREITRFAPGVPVRRFHGPDRTLEGVDGGFVLTTYGTMRSAAAQLADRPWGMVVADEAQHVKNPYSATAKALRTIPAPARVALTGTPVENNLSELWALLDWTTPGLLGPLKSFRARHARAVENGEDTEAVERLARLVRPFLLRRKKSDPGIVPELPPKTETDHPVPLTREQAALYEAVVRESMLAIETAEGMARRGLVLKLLGALKQICDHPALYLKEDAHRDRLVHRSGKLALLDELLDTLLAEDGSALVFTQYVGMARLITAHLSARAVPVDLLHGGTPVPERERMVDRFQSGETPVLVLSLKAAGTGLNLTRAGHVIHFDRWWNPAVEEQATDRAYRIGQTQPVQVHRLVTEGTVEDRIAEMLTAKRALADAVLGSGEAALTELTDRELSDLVSLRRPS, encoded by the coding sequence ATGAGCACAGGCGGCACGGCAGCGCCGGCCGAGCGCACGGCGGGCTCCGGGCGGACCGGGGCTCCGGTTCCGGCGCGCCTGGCGTCCGTCTACCTCCCGGCGCCCCTCCCGCGCGAGGGCCGCGTCGCCTTCTGGGACCCCGGCGCCGGGCCCGTCGAGGGCGGCACCGACGAAATCACGGTCGTACGGCGGCATGGCGCCGCGGTGCGCCGCCGGCAGGTGCCCGCGCTGACCCTGCCGCTCGCCGAGGCCCTGCCCCTGCTGGTCCGGGCCCGCCGCGACCCGGCCGCCCATCCGGCCACGGCCTGCTGGGGCGCCGCCGCACTGCACGCGCTGCGCCTGGCCGCCCGCGGCCGCCTGCTGCCGGGCCTCACCCCGGCCGGACACGACGCCTGGCGGGCCGGCCCGCTGGAGCCGGAGGACATCGCCCATCTGCGCGCGATCGCCGCGGCCCTGCCCCCGGAGGGCCACGCCGTGCCGCTGGCGGGTCCCGGGCCGCTCCGGCTGCCCGAGCCGGAGGCCCTGATCCGCTCCTTCCTCGACGCGGTCGCCGACACCCTGCCCCGCACCCCGGCCGCCCCGCACACCGCAGGCCGCCCCTTCGCCGCCCGGGAGCCCGTCGCCCTGCCGCAGGCCCACGACTGGGCGGCCGAGGTCGCCGCCGGCATGGACGCCGGCGTGCGGATCTCCCTGCGCCTCGACCTGTCCGCGTACGACGTCTTCGACGCGGGCCAGAGCGACGGCACCCGTGCCGCCGGAGCCGCGATCGTGCAGGTGCACAGCCTCGCCGACCCCACCCTGGTGGCCGACGCGGCGGCCCTGTGGGCGGGGGAGGCCGACACGGCGTTCGGGCCCCGCGCGCGCGTGGACGCCGCCCTCGCGGTGCGGCGCGCGGCCCGGGTGTGGCCGCCCCTGGAGCGGCTCGCCGAGCAGGACGTGCCGGACGTCCTCGCCCTGTCCGAGGAGGAGCTGGGGGAGCTGCTCGGCGCCGGCGCCGCCCGCCTGGCCGCCGCCGGCGTCGCCGTGCACTGGCCGCGGGACCTCGCCCGGGACCTCACGGCCGCCGCCGTGGTCCGCCCGGCGCCCGGCTCGGCGACCGACGGCACCGGCTTCTTCGAGAGCGAGGACCTGCTGCAGTTCCGCTGGCAGCTGGCGCTCGGGGGGGACCCGCTCAGCGAGGCCGAGATGGACGCCCTCGCCGAGGCCCACCGCCCGGTCGTACGGCTCCGCGACCGCTGGGTGCTGGTCGACCCGGCCCTCGTACGCAAGGCCCGCAAGCGCGAACTGGGCCTGCTCGACCCGGTCGACGCGCTGTCCGTCGCCCTCACCGGCACCGCCGACGTCGACGGCGAGACCGTCGAGGCCGTGCCCGTCGGGGCGCTGGCCGCCCTCCGCGACCGGCTCACCGCGGGCCTGCGCCCGGCGGACCCGCCTCCGGGCCTGAACGCCACCCTCCGCGACTACCAGCTGCGCGGTCTCGCCTGGCTCGACCTCATGACCTCCCTCGGCCTCGGCGGCTGCCTCGCCGACGACATGGGCCTCGGGAAGACCGTCACCCTCATCGCCCTGCACCTCAAGCGCGCCCGCACCGAGCCGACCCTCGTGGTCTGCCCGGCCTCCCTGCTCGGCAACTGGCAGCGGGAGATCACCCGGTTCGCCCCCGGCGTCCCCGTCCGCCGCTTCCACGGCCCGGACCGCACCCTGGAGGGCGTCGACGGCGGCTTCGTCCTCACCACCTACGGCACCATGCGGTCGGCGGCCGCCCAGCTCGCCGACCGCCCCTGGGGCATGGTCGTCGCCGACGAGGCCCAGCACGTGAAGAACCCGTACTCCGCCACGGCCAAGGCGCTGCGCACCATCCCCGCCCCCGCGCGCGTGGCGCTCACCGGCACCCCGGTGGAGAACAACCTCTCCGAGCTGTGGGCCCTGCTCGACTGGACCACCCCCGGGCTCCTCGGCCCCCTCAAGTCGTTCCGCGCCCGGCACGCGCGAGCGGTGGAGAACGGCGAGGACACGGAGGCGGTCGAGCGCCTGGCCCGCCTGGTCCGTCCCTTCCTGCTGCGCCGCAAGAAGTCCGACCCCGGCATCGTCCCCGAGCTGCCCCCGAAGACCGAGACGGACCACCCCGTCCCCCTCACCCGCGAGCAGGCCGCGCTGTACGAGGCGGTGGTGCGCGAGTCGATGCTGGCCATCGAGACCGCCGAGGGCATGGCGCGGCGCGGCCTGGTGCTGAAGCTGCTGGGCGCGCTGAAGCAGATCTGCGACCATCCGGCGCTGTATCTGAAGGAGGACGCGCACCGGGACCGCCTGGTCCACCGCTCCGGCAAACTCGCCCTGCTCGACGAGCTGCTGGACACGCTGCTCGCCGAGGACGGCTCGGCGCTCGTCTTCACCCAGTACGTCGGCATGGCCCGGCTCATCACCGCCCACCTGTCCGCCCGCGCGGTCCCGGTCGACCTGCTGCACGGCGGCACGCCGGTGCCGGAGCGCGAGCGCATGGTCGACCGCTTCCAGAGCGGTGAGACGCCGGTCCTCGTCCTGTCCCTGAAGGCGGCGGGCACCGGCCTGAACCTCACCCGCGCGGGCCATGTCATCCACTTCGACCGCTGGTGGAACCCGGCGGTGGAGGAGCAGGCCACCGACCGTGCGTACCGCATCGGCCAGACCCAGCCCGTCCAGGTCCACCGTCTGGTCACCGAGGGCACGGTGGAGGACCGCATCGCCGAGATGCTCACCGCCAAGCGGGCCCTGGCCGACGCCGTCCTCGGCTCCGGCGAGGCGGCCCTCACCGAGCTCACCGACCGCGAGCTGTCCGACCTCGTCTCACTGAGGAGGCCGTCGTGA
- a CDS encoding SWIM zinc finger family protein — protein sequence MTPEDESPAAAARRALRTARERARAEREGGERAPAERAEGERGPAARRERGEDASVVRPAAPGANGTFGNGTRGNGTFDQDPPRTGPAGEKDAAETDEAETGAAGTGGTPETRAAGTGTPEPGAARPQARPADVAREALRAARRQAAGAEGEDAARGRTGAAGPRAWRGARAAAGGSDRRSSARATPGSEPGSAARAARLKAVQDMRRYLETAFRMPAWSDTEEDHPETADTTGTTGTPDLGPAKASPPGPRTPGTVSAGPDPTPAERTSPRTGPDPTTPHTTNPDPDPAQGRETDPHPESTRHPATPLHNPPATPAAAPPHLPTTMATPHRDGELRRTFPEFGPREATAEGAPFAGTWWGNAWVDALEQGALDPKRLARGRGYADQGHVDAITVTPGLVLAYVRGSRPRPYRVQVRVRTLDDEDWARFLDAAADRPGHIAALLDKELPQSLADCGVPLLPGPGDLVPRCSCPDSGHPCKHAAALCYQTARLLDADPFVLLLLRGRGERSLLDALSRRSAARAARAARDRQPETLPGVRASEALAPRELPPVPPPLPVPPHPEQPPVYPAAPGGPDPFALDQLATDAAARAHALLTTGRDPVGELTLWQDAVRLAAARPGSGLTAATRALYAALAAAVGRSPADLARAVAAWRQGGPDGLAALEEPWDPPAGRFDRARPLLLAADLPAFRPWRNRLTHPRGHVQLRLGRDGLWYAYESEPGRDDWWPRGTPDLDPVGALTGLGTPDDV from the coding sequence GTGACCCCCGAGGACGAAAGCCCCGCAGCCGCCGCCCGCCGCGCCTTGCGCACCGCCCGAGAGCGGGCGAGGGCCGAGCGTGAGGGCGGGGAGCGGGCGCCGGCCGAGCGCGCGGAGGGGGAGCGGGGGCCGGCCGCGCGACGGGAGAGGGGCGAAGACGCGTCGGTTGTGCGTCCGGCCGCCCCCGGCGCGAACGGCACCTTCGGGAACGGCACCCGCGGGAACGGCACCTTCGACCAGGACCCACCCCGGACCGGCCCGGCGGGGGAGAAGGACGCAGCGGAGACGGACGAGGCCGAGACCGGTGCGGCGGGGACGGGCGGCACACCCGAGACCCGCGCAGCCGGGACCGGCACGCCCGAGCCCGGAGCGGCCAGGCCGCAGGCCCGGCCCGCCGATGTCGCCAGGGAAGCGCTGCGTGCGGCCCGGCGGCAGGCGGCGGGCGCCGAGGGAGAGGACGCCGCTCGTGGGCGGACGGGGGCGGCGGGGCCGCGCGCATGGCGCGGGGCCCGAGCGGCGGCGGGTGGCTCCGACCGCCGCTCGTCGGCGCGTGCCACCCCGGGCTCCGAACCGGGCTCGGCCGCGCGGGCCGCCCGGCTCAAGGCCGTCCAGGACATGCGGCGCTACCTGGAGACCGCCTTCCGGATGCCGGCGTGGTCCGACACGGAGGAGGACCACCCGGAGACCGCCGACACCACCGGCACCACCGGCACGCCCGACCTGGGACCCGCGAAGGCGTCCCCACCGGGCCCACGGACCCCCGGAACCGTCTCCGCCGGGCCGGACCCCACACCCGCCGAGCGGACGTCCCCGCGCACCGGCCCGGATCCCACCACCCCGCACACCACGAACCCAGACCCAGACCCGGCCCAAGGCCGAGAGACAGACCCGCACCCAGAATCGACTCGCCACCCCGCCACCCCCCTCCACAACCCACCTGCCACCCCCGCCGCAGCACCCCCGCACCTGCCCACCACCATGGCGACCCCCCACCGTGACGGGGAACTGCGCCGTACCTTCCCGGAGTTCGGGCCACGGGAGGCCACCGCTGAGGGTGCGCCGTTCGCGGGCACCTGGTGGGGGAACGCCTGGGTGGACGCGTTGGAGCAGGGGGCGCTGGATCCCAAGAGGCTGGCGAGAGGCCGGGGTTACGCCGACCAGGGGCACGTCGACGCGATCACCGTCACCCCGGGGCTCGTGCTGGCGTACGTCCGCGGGAGCCGTCCGCGCCCCTACCGCGTACAGGTGCGGGTCCGCACGCTGGACGACGAGGACTGGGCGCGCTTCCTGGACGCGGCCGCCGACCGGCCGGGCCACATCGCCGCGCTGCTCGACAAGGAGCTGCCCCAGTCCCTCGCCGACTGCGGTGTGCCGCTGCTGCCCGGCCCCGGCGATCTCGTACCGCGGTGCAGCTGCCCCGACTCCGGACACCCCTGCAAGCACGCGGCCGCGCTCTGCTACCAGACGGCGCGGCTGCTCGACGCCGACCCGTTCGTGCTGCTCCTGCTGCGCGGCCGGGGTGAGCGGAGCCTGCTCGACGCGCTGTCCCGGCGCAGCGCCGCCCGCGCGGCCCGCGCCGCCCGGGACCGGCAGCCGGAGACCCTGCCCGGCGTACGCGCCAGCGAGGCCCTCGCCCCGCGCGAACTGCCGCCGGTGCCGCCGCCGTTGCCGGTGCCGCCGCACCCCGAGCAGCCGCCGGTGTATCCGGCGGCGCCCGGCGGCCCGGACCCCTTCGCGCTGGACCAGTTGGCGACCGACGCCGCCGCCCGCGCCCACGCGCTGCTCACCACCGGACGCGACCCGGTGGGGGAGCTGACCCTGTGGCAGGACGCGGTGCGCCTGGCCGCGGCCCGCCCCGGCTCCGGGCTCACCGCCGCCACCCGCGCGCTCTACGCCGCGCTGGCCGCGGCCGTGGGGCGCAGCCCGGCCGACCTCGCGCGGGCCGTCGCGGCCTGGCGGCAGGGCGGCCCCGACGGGCTGGCCGCCCTGGAGGAGCCGTGGGATCCGCCGGCCGGCCGCTTCGACCGGGCCCGCCCGCTGCTGCTCGCCGCCGACCTCCCGGCGTTCCGCCCCTGGCGCAACCGCCTGACCCATCCGCGCGGCCACGTCCAGCTCCGCCTCGGCCGTGACGGCCTGTGGTACGCCTACGAGTCGGAGCCCGGCCGGGACGACTGGTGGCCCCGGGGCACCCCCGACCTGGACCCGGTGGGCGCGCTCACCGGCCTCGGCACACCGGACGACGTATGA
- a CDS encoding transglycosylase SLT domain-containing protein, producing the protein MAKTTRTRIARLRTLALTGITTTGAAAAALTLMPTTAQAAEANQVPAHTVVTASSHDAGTAAKGQTAGTGNLDAWIKKSLSIMKAKGIPGSYEGLKRNIMRESGGNPGAQNNWDVNAKQGTPSKGLLQVIDPTFHAYHVSGTANSITDPVANITAAANYAAHRYGSIDNVNSAY; encoded by the coding sequence ATGGCCAAGACCACCCGCACCCGCATCGCCCGCCTGCGCACGCTCGCCCTGACCGGCATCACCACCACCGGCGCGGCGGCCGCCGCCCTGACCCTGATGCCGACCACCGCACAGGCCGCCGAAGCGAACCAGGTGCCCGCCCACACGGTGGTCACGGCCTCTTCGCACGACGCCGGCACCGCCGCCAAGGGCCAGACCGCCGGCACCGGCAACCTCGACGCCTGGATCAAGAAGTCGCTGAGCATCATGAAGGCCAAGGGCATCCCCGGCAGTTACGAGGGCCTGAAGCGCAACATCATGCGCGAGTCCGGCGGCAACCCCGGCGCCCAGAACAACTGGGACGTCAACGCCAAGCAGGGCACCCCCTCCAAGGGCCTGCTGCAGGTCATCGACCCGACCTTCCACGCCTACCACGTGTCCGGCACCGCCAACAGCATCACCGACCCGGTGGCCAACATCACCGCCGCGGCCAACTACGCCGCCCACCGCTACGGCTCCATCGACAACGTCAACTCGGCCTACTGA